The Nitriliruptor alkaliphilus DSM 45188 genome includes a region encoding these proteins:
- a CDS encoding MarR family winged helix-turn-helix transcriptional regulator: MVLGPLPEKRRASAVPSRCTGNLNILGKPNVVKERRLNTIAMLGQAYSLLGFQIVEGVVGAGYPQKPKHSAVFAQISADGSRLTELARKANMTPQAMGELVDELVEMGYVVRRPDPDDGRAKLIVLTERGQDAVAAGRQTIEGIETQVTEILGERGHRELRRLLSKLLDGTDT; encoded by the coding sequence ATGGTCCTCGGTCCTCTCCCGGAGAAGCGACGCGCCAGCGCGGTCCCCAGCAGATGTACAGGTAACCTTAATATCCTCGGGAAGCCGAACGTTGTCAAGGAGAGGCGGCTGAACACCATCGCGATGCTGGGCCAGGCCTACAGCCTGCTCGGCTTCCAGATCGTCGAGGGGGTGGTCGGAGCGGGCTATCCGCAGAAGCCCAAGCACTCCGCCGTCTTCGCCCAGATCTCTGCCGACGGTTCGCGACTCACCGAACTCGCCCGGAAGGCCAACATGACCCCTCAGGCCATGGGCGAACTCGTCGACGAGCTCGTGGAGATGGGATACGTCGTCCGTCGTCCCGACCCCGACGACGGACGGGCGAAGCTCATCGTGCTGACCGAGCGGGGCCAGGACGCGGTGGCGGCTGGACGTCAGACGATCGAGGGCATCGAGACGCAGGTGACCGAGATCCTGGGCGAGCGCGGGCACCGGGAACTCCGACGGCTGCTGTCGAAGCTGCTCGACGGTACAGACACCTGA
- a CDS encoding hemerythrin domain-containing protein: protein MSTEGAAAREMPIIHRIFRRQFAEVRTLMQEVPAADTARVGAVADHLVFLLDGLHMHHTTEDDLIWPKLLDRTELDAPLVERMEEQHQQIDASVAEVRAATQAWRSDPTPATSSSISCLHVESWTPGSASCSAGTRSRRPTPR, encoded by the coding sequence GTGAGCACCGAAGGAGCGGCTGCCCGCGAGATGCCGATCATCCACCGGATCTTCCGGCGTCAGTTCGCCGAGGTTCGGACGCTGATGCAGGAGGTGCCCGCAGCCGACACGGCCCGGGTCGGAGCCGTCGCCGACCACCTCGTCTTCCTGCTCGACGGGCTGCACATGCACCACACCACCGAGGACGACCTGATCTGGCCCAAGCTGCTCGATCGGACGGAGCTCGATGCACCGCTGGTCGAGCGGATGGAGGAGCAGCACCAGCAGATCGACGCCTCGGTCGCCGAGGTACGCGCGGCGACGCAGGCCTGGCGCTCGGATCCGACGCCGGCGACGTCCTCCTCGATCAGCTGTCTGCATGTCGAGTCGTGGACACCGGGGTCTGCCAGCTGCTCGGCCGGGACCCGTTCGAGGAGACCAACACCACGCTAG
- a CDS encoding endonuclease/exonuclease/phosphatase family protein, with amino-acid sequence MRIGTWNVDARWDPRHKELVIEQACDVWLLTEIPDRARLPGFRGQVTMGRMVREQRWAGVFARDLIATEEPDPATAAARIGEVTVWSSILPWPSCGPAPWYGESHNDRVRSAVASLLAHRPDGDLIWGGDWNHSLHGRVLGSREGRESIIGFVDELGLQVPSAELPHQIEGVFSIDHIAVPADWQVQRTEHVEAADGSIRLSDHDLYIVEVDAAQQ; translated from the coding sequence ATGCGTATCGGGACGTGGAACGTCGATGCGCGCTGGGACCCGCGGCATAAGGAGTTGGTGATTGAGCAGGCGTGTGACGTCTGGCTCCTCACAGAGATCCCCGATCGGGCGAGGCTGCCGGGCTTCCGCGGTCAGGTCACGATGGGGCGCATGGTCAGGGAGCAACGTTGGGCTGGCGTGTTCGCTCGAGATCTGATCGCTACAGAGGAACCCGACCCGGCGACCGCCGCTGCGCGGATCGGGGAGGTGACTGTCTGGAGTTCCATCCTGCCTTGGCCCTCGTGCGGACCTGCGCCGTGGTACGGGGAGAGCCACAACGACCGGGTCCGATCCGCAGTGGCGAGCCTGCTGGCCCACCGTCCCGACGGCGATCTCATCTGGGGCGGTGATTGGAATCACTCGCTGCATGGTCGAGTGCTCGGTAGCCGCGAGGGCCGTGAGTCGATCATCGGGTTCGTCGACGAGCTCGGCCTGCAGGTGCCCAGCGCCGAACTTCCTCATCAGATCGAGGGCGTGTTCAGCATCGATCACATCGCGGTCCCTGCGGACTGGCAGGTGCAGAGGACCGAGCACGTAGAAGCAGCAGACGGCAGCATCCGCTTGTCAGATCACGATCTGTACATCGTCGAAGTCGACGCGGCACAACAGTGA
- a CDS encoding DUF3024 domain-containing protein, translating to MIPEDALGQIRRWADGRVPEHARDQIRLEVDITERTVTILECRPPWRPEYGPDWTRFPIARLRYTRSRNRWSLYWRDRNLKFHEYDLADPTPDIQDLLDEIDRDPTSIFWG from the coding sequence GTGATCCCAGAGGATGCGCTCGGTCAGATCCGGCGGTGGGCCGACGGCCGAGTTCCGGAACACGCCCGAGACCAGATTCGTCTCGAGGTGGACATCACCGAGCGCACCGTCACCATCCTCGAATGCCGCCCGCCGTGGCGGCCCGAGTACGGCCCGGACTGGACCCGGTTCCCGATCGCACGGCTGCGCTATACGAGGTCCCGCAACCGATGGTCGCTGTACTGGCGAGACCGGAACCTCAAGTTCCACGAGTACGACCTTGCCGATCCCACCCCCGACATCCAGGACCTCCTCGACGAGATCGACCGCGACCCCACCAGCATCTTCTGGGGCTAG
- a CDS encoding DUF5615 family PIN-like protein, with protein MRLKLDENLPHDLATALRRDGHDVHTVVEEHLAGESDPVIVAAATDEGRILLTLDRGIGDLRRYPPGSHAGIVVLRAAAQDPHSILSLIQRLMRTHPLDELRSCVVVVEPRKVRIRRPDPDDPS; from the coding sequence GTGAGACTCAAGCTCGACGAGAACCTGCCGCACGATCTGGCCACGGCGCTACGTCGCGACGGTCATGACGTGCACACGGTCGTCGAGGAGCACCTCGCCGGCGAGAGTGACCCGGTGATCGTGGCGGCGGCCACGGATGAGGGCAGGATCCTGCTCACCCTCGACCGCGGGATCGGTGACCTGCGGCGCTATCCACCGGGCAGCCATGCCGGGATCGTGGTCCTTCGTGCCGCTGCACAGGACCCGCACAGCATCCTGTCTCTCATCCAACGACTGATGAGAACTCACCCGCTCGACGAACTCCGCAGCTGCGTGGTCGTTGTCGAGCCACGCAAGGTCAGGATCCGGCGACCCGACCCGGACGACCCCTCGTGA
- a CDS encoding DUF433 domain-containing protein: MVAAIFEAYTARMTDQQTGLIVTDPDVVGGQARVRGTRIPVSVILDCLAAGLSEAEILGQYPTLTAEGVRAAAAYGAALAREEIHPLPA; encoded by the coding sequence ATGGTCGCCGCCATCTTCGAGGCCTACACTGCCCGCATGACGGATCAGCAGACAGGCCTCATCGTGACTGACCCCGACGTGGTCGGTGGTCAAGCCCGTGTTCGAGGCACCCGAATCCCGGTCAGCGTCATCCTCGACTGCTTGGCAGCAGGCCTGAGCGAAGCTGAGATCCTGGGGCAGTATCCGACCTTGACGGCCGAGGGCGTCCGCGCCGCTGCGGCCTACGGCGCCGCGCTCGCTCGTGAAGAGATCCACCCACTGCCCGCGTGA
- a CDS encoding tyrosine-type recombinase/integrase, protein MPTSTLTLPVSGEQDLASWAAVAFVASYSSPGTRQAYTTQLRLWFDWCTQHQLEPLAGVRRPHVELYARDLEARGLAAATVALKLVVLTGFYRYCVEEQLLEHSPAVHVRRPKVSQESTRLGLDRTELGAFLVQAGLSGGNDHALACLLALNALRVSEACGADVCDLALANGHRVVRVVGKGNQPALIPLAPRTARAVDAAVGERTNGPLLARARWQPSRSARRGTDRAPAGETRRDRQAHLTPLPSARRDHRRPRRRLPRRLGS, encoded by the coding sequence ATGCCCACATCCACTCTGACCCTGCCCGTCTCCGGTGAACAGGACCTGGCCAGCTGGGCCGCGGTCGCGTTCGTGGCCAGCTACTCATCACCAGGAACCCGGCAGGCGTACACCACCCAGCTGCGCCTGTGGTTCGACTGGTGCACCCAGCACCAGCTCGAGCCGCTGGCCGGCGTCCGCCGCCCACATGTTGAGCTGTACGCACGCGACCTCGAGGCGCGAGGTCTCGCTGCGGCCACGGTCGCCCTCAAGCTGGTCGTTCTCACCGGGTTCTACCGCTACTGCGTCGAGGAACAGCTCCTCGAACACTCCCCGGCCGTCCACGTGCGCCGGCCGAAGGTCTCACAGGAGTCGACCCGGCTCGGCCTCGACCGGACCGAGCTCGGCGCGTTCCTCGTCCAGGCTGGCCTGTCCGGTGGCAACGACCACGCCCTGGCCTGCCTACTCGCACTCAACGCCCTGCGCGTGTCCGAGGCGTGCGGCGCCGACGTCTGCGACCTGGCGCTCGCCAACGGACACCGCGTGGTCCGCGTCGTGGGCAAGGGCAACCAGCCCGCGCTGATCCCGCTGGCACCACGCACAGCTCGAGCGGTCGACGCTGCGGTTGGTGAGCGCACCAACGGGCCGCTGCTCGCCCGAGCCCGATGGCAGCCGTCTCGATCGGCACGCCGCGGGACGGATCGTGCGCCGGCTGGCGAGACGCGCCGGGATCGACAAGCACATCTCACCCCACTCCCTTCGGCACGCCGCGATCACCGCCGCCCTCGACGCCGGCTGCCCCGTCGGCTAGGGAGCTGA
- a CDS encoding nickel-binding protein, with the protein MTTRPFRLYAISRRRGWTPEELEAADARSNAEAARRPEQLRKIRSYLLAEPDGSLGSICLYEAVGPEVLEEHARAAELPCDDIVEVTAIDVHRPDPDLTAVPAG; encoded by the coding sequence GTGACGACCCGACCCTTCCGCCTGTACGCGATCTCCCGCCGCCGTGGCTGGACCCCCGAGGAGCTCGAAGCCGCCGACGCCCGCTCGAACGCCGAAGCCGCACGCCGTCCCGAGCAGCTCCGCAAGATCCGCAGCTACCTGCTCGCCGAGCCGGACGGGAGCCTCGGAAGCATCTGCCTCTACGAAGCCGTCGGACCCGAGGTCCTCGAAGAGCACGCCCGGGCTGCCGAGCTCCCCTGCGACGACATCGTCGAGGTCACCGCGATCGACGTACACCGGCCGGATCCCGACCTAACCGCAGTACCGGCCGGCTAA
- a CDS encoding LuxR C-terminal-related transcriptional regulator, translating into MAASMELLAEGRAAVGERDWQRALAAFGRVDEAGGLGADDLFSAADCAWWLGRIEESLAAYERTYRAYLEDGEPAKAALAALMLGAHASERGDGVIGAAWMNRARRLLEGVPESAEHGYPLYFEVFGAMGRGELDLALSLASRMQQLGRRFSDRNLVALGVLAEGRGLVKKGEAGRGMALLDDAMLAAVADELHPVWTGGIYCHLMDVCHELVDLQRAGEWTRATEAWCDRVTEAVLYRGICRVHRAQVYQRRGEWLEAEAQAIRASTELEGVHVGTVAEAHYELGELHRLRGEPTDAETRYRRAHELGRDPQPGAALLHLEAGQAEVAVTSLRTALADREGDPLGRVRLLSALVDAAVHAGDLRTAREASDELQATAEVYGTVGLTALAQQAQGAVLLAEGRPAEAREALRLAGDAWHQASAPYDAARTRLLLVRTLRALGDEGAAALELETAQETFERLGAIPDARRAAALRTDASPPDGLSPRELEVLRLVATGRTNREVAELLFISDKTVARHLANIYRKLELSTRSAATAYAFERGIVGPPTTSTT; encoded by the coding sequence GTGGCCGCTTCGATGGAGTTGCTCGCGGAGGGACGTGCGGCGGTCGGGGAGCGTGACTGGCAGCGGGCACTGGCCGCGTTCGGACGCGTCGATGAAGCCGGTGGCCTCGGCGCTGACGACCTGTTCTCGGCGGCCGATTGCGCCTGGTGGTTGGGCAGGATCGAGGAGTCCCTCGCCGCTTACGAGCGGACCTACCGCGCTTATCTCGAGGATGGGGAGCCAGCGAAGGCCGCGCTAGCGGCTCTGATGCTCGGCGCGCACGCGTCCGAGCGGGGCGATGGGGTGATCGGTGCGGCGTGGATGAACCGTGCGCGGCGCCTGCTGGAAGGGGTCCCCGAGTCCGCGGAGCACGGGTACCCCCTGTATTTCGAGGTGTTCGGTGCGATGGGGAGGGGTGAGCTCGATCTGGCGTTGTCGCTCGCCTCGCGGATGCAGCAGCTCGGTCGGCGCTTCAGCGACCGCAACCTCGTCGCCCTCGGGGTGCTCGCCGAGGGTCGTGGTTTGGTCAAGAAGGGGGAAGCGGGACGTGGCATGGCGTTGCTCGACGATGCGATGCTGGCCGCGGTCGCCGATGAGCTGCACCCGGTGTGGACGGGCGGGATCTATTGCCACCTGATGGACGTCTGCCACGAGCTGGTCGATCTCCAGCGGGCGGGCGAGTGGACCCGGGCGACCGAGGCGTGGTGTGACCGCGTCACCGAGGCGGTCCTGTACCGGGGCATCTGTCGCGTCCATCGTGCCCAGGTCTACCAGCGGCGAGGCGAGTGGCTCGAGGCGGAGGCACAAGCGATCCGTGCCAGCACCGAGCTCGAGGGGGTCCACGTCGGCACCGTCGCGGAGGCGCACTACGAGCTCGGCGAACTCCACCGGCTGCGTGGGGAGCCCACCGACGCCGAGACGCGGTACCGCCGTGCCCACGAGCTCGGACGAGACCCCCAACCCGGAGCGGCCCTGCTCCACCTCGAGGCCGGGCAGGCCGAGGTGGCGGTGACCTCGCTGCGCACGGCACTCGCCGATCGCGAAGGCGATCCGCTGGGCCGGGTGCGCCTGCTGTCGGCCCTCGTCGACGCTGCGGTGCACGCGGGCGACCTGAGAACCGCACGGGAAGCCAGCGACGAGCTCCAGGCGACCGCTGAGGTCTACGGCACGGTGGGGCTCACGGCGCTGGCGCAACAGGCCCAAGGGGCCGTCCTCCTGGCCGAGGGACGCCCCGCGGAGGCTCGGGAGGCGCTCCGTCTCGCCGGCGACGCCTGGCACCAGGCGTCCGCCCCCTACGACGCCGCCCGGACGCGGCTGCTGCTGGTCCGCACGCTCCGCGCTCTGGGGGACGAGGGCGCGGCAGCGCTGGAGCTCGAGACGGCACAGGAGACCTTCGAGCGGCTGGGCGCGATCCCCGACGCTCGGCGCGCGGCAGCCCTGCGCACTGACGCCTCCCCGCCGGATGGGCTCAGCCCGCGGGAGCTGGAGGTCCTCCGCCTGGTCGCGACCGGCAGGACCAACCGTGAGGTCGCCGAGCTGCTGTTCATCAGCGACAAGACGGTGGCTCGCCACCTGGCCAACATCTACCGCAAGCTAGAGCTGTCCACACGATCGGCAGCGACGGCGTACGCCTTCGAACGAGGCATCGTCGGACCACCGACCACCTCCACTACATAG
- a CDS encoding IS110 family transposase, which translates to MDVIIGIDPHKSSHTAVALDAAGEVLAELRVTAGKHQIHQLQTFAAAWPDRRWAVEGANGLGRLLAQQLIAAGEPVTDVPATLSARVRLLSGGSARKSDSHDARSTAIAALHGRQLRQVGPEDVTVVLRMLSDRRDQLSASRNRIVCRLHNHLRHLRPGGAPLHLTAERASRLLQGIRPEGVVAVQRKQLARELVADLRKIDRQLVDIDGRIVEAVTASKTTLTDIVGIGPILAATIIGHAGDIDRFPSRAHFASYAGTAPIEASSGDVSRHRLSRRGNRRLNAAIHMVVLSQLSHTSPGRAYVDRRLAEGKSRREAMRALKRQLCNVIYRQLLADSATTEEIAAA; encoded by the coding sequence ATGGACGTCATCATCGGGATCGATCCCCACAAGAGCTCGCACACCGCCGTCGCGCTCGACGCGGCCGGAGAGGTCCTAGCGGAGCTACGCGTCACGGCCGGCAAGCACCAGATCCATCAGCTGCAAACCTTCGCCGCGGCGTGGCCGGACCGTCGGTGGGCGGTCGAGGGCGCCAACGGACTCGGACGGCTGCTGGCCCAACAGCTGATCGCCGCTGGTGAGCCGGTCACCGACGTGCCCGCCACCCTCTCGGCTCGGGTGCGTCTGCTCTCGGGCGGGTCGGCCCGCAAGTCCGACAGCCACGATGCCCGCTCGACCGCGATCGCTGCCCTGCACGGACGCCAGCTGCGCCAGGTCGGGCCCGAGGACGTCACGGTGGTGCTGCGGATGCTCTCCGATCGGCGCGATCAGCTGTCGGCGTCCCGTAACCGGATCGTGTGCCGGTTGCACAACCATCTGCGGCATCTGCGTCCAGGCGGCGCTCCGCTACATCTCACAGCCGAGAGGGCCAGCCGACTGCTACAGGGCATCCGCCCTGAAGGCGTCGTCGCGGTACAGCGCAAGCAGCTCGCGAGGGAGCTCGTTGCCGACCTGCGCAAGATCGACCGGCAGCTGGTCGACATCGACGGTCGCATCGTCGAAGCCGTCACGGCCTCCAAGACCACCCTGACCGACATCGTAGGCATCGGACCGATCCTCGCGGCCACGATCATCGGCCATGCCGGCGACATCGACCGGTTCCCCAGCCGGGCCCACTTCGCGAGCTACGCCGGCACCGCACCGATCGAAGCCTCGTCCGGAGACGTCTCGCGTCACCGGCTCTCACGACGAGGCAACCGGCGGCTCAACGCCGCCATCCACATGGTCGTTCTCAGCCAGCTCTCGCACACCAGCCCCGGCCGTGCCTACGTCGACCGGCGTCTCGCGGAAGGCAAGTCCCGCCGCGAAGCGATGCGCGCCCTCAAGCGGCAGCTGTGCAACGTGATCTACCGGCAGCTACTCGCCGACTCCGCGACGACCGAAGAGATCGCCGCGGCATGA
- a CDS encoding acyl-CoA dehydrogenase family protein → MAEPTERTPTEELDALRRTVREFCDRELRPQARDRDRGEVYPAELVPQLAELGILGSGLPEDLGGAGLAYDGYRAVIEEVGAADSSIRSLVSVNVGLVGKSIVAWGTDEQKQRWVPGLCRGELGAFGLTEPAAGSNPSQMVTKAVKDADGWTIDGSKIFITNGSEGAVTMVFARAIVDGEDRGVTCFLVPQDSDGYNGTKIHGKLGLRAGDTAEIAFERVRVGDDAILGEVGGGMKVALSALDNGRFSLASGAVGLAREALEVSLRYAGEREQWGSAIAGKQLVQEMLAAMHVDIQAATGLLDQAEAKLLAGQRATLEISTAKLFATEASVRCADRAVQVHGGYGYIDEYPVQRLLRDARVTTLYEGTTQVQHLIIGRILTGVSAF, encoded by the coding sequence GTGGCCGAACCGACCGAGCGGACCCCCACCGAGGAGCTCGACGCCCTGCGCCGGACCGTGCGCGAGTTCTGCGACCGCGAGCTTCGTCCGCAAGCCCGTGACCGTGACCGTGGCGAGGTCTACCCCGCCGAGCTGGTCCCGCAGCTGGCCGAGCTCGGCATCCTCGGGTCCGGGCTGCCGGAGGACCTCGGCGGGGCGGGGCTGGCCTACGACGGGTACCGCGCGGTCATCGAGGAGGTCGGCGCGGCCGACAGCTCGATCCGGTCGCTGGTGTCGGTCAACGTCGGCCTCGTCGGCAAGTCGATCGTGGCGTGGGGGACCGACGAGCAGAAGCAGCGTTGGGTGCCTGGTCTGTGCCGCGGCGAGCTGGGGGCGTTCGGTCTGACCGAGCCCGCTGCCGGGTCGAACCCGTCACAGATGGTGACGAAGGCGGTGAAGGACGCCGACGGTTGGACCATCGACGGCTCGAAGATCTTCATCACCAACGGTTCCGAGGGCGCGGTCACGATGGTGTTCGCGCGGGCGATCGTCGACGGCGAGGACCGGGGCGTGACGTGCTTCCTCGTGCCGCAGGACAGCGACGGGTACAACGGCACGAAGATCCACGGGAAGCTGGGCCTGCGCGCGGGGGACACGGCCGAGATCGCCTTCGAGCGGGTGCGCGTCGGTGACGACGCGATCCTCGGTGAGGTCGGCGGCGGGATGAAGGTCGCGCTGTCGGCGCTGGACAACGGCCGCTTCTCGCTGGCCTCCGGCGCCGTCGGCCTCGCGCGTGAGGCACTCGAGGTGTCGCTGCGCTACGCCGGCGAGCGTGAGCAGTGGGGAAGCGCGATCGCCGGCAAGCAGCTGGTCCAGGAGATGCTGGCCGCCATGCACGTCGACATCCAGGCGGCGACCGGCCTGCTGGACCAGGCCGAGGCCAAGCTGCTGGCGGGTCAGCGGGCGACGCTCGAGATCTCGACCGCGAAGCTGTTCGCGACCGAGGCGTCGGTGCGGTGCGCCGACCGGGCCGTCCAGGTCCACGGTGGGTACGGCTACATCGACGAGTACCCCGTCCAGCGGCTCCTCCGCGATGCCCGCGTCACCACCCTCTACGAGGGCACTACCCAGGTGCAGCACCTGATCATCGGCCGCATCCTCACCGGCGTCAGCGCCTTCTGA
- a CDS encoding septum formation family protein: MPPPRKRWVLPVVLGSVALVLVLGGLAVVAIVALFSGGDYVRTVGPQGDLTEVTLAVGDCADVDPFEVTRLDEATVVPCTGRHLLEVAAREPLVGPTGVLQARSPLDGPVLDVSERFCIAQFEAYVDVAYMDSDLDVLTLLPDEGRWAAGEREVICLVVPWWDDDLFGPARGSQR; encoded by the coding sequence GTGCCGCCGCCGCGCAAGCGGTGGGTCCTGCCGGTGGTGCTCGGCAGCGTCGCCCTCGTGCTCGTGCTCGGGGGCCTGGCGGTCGTCGCCATCGTCGCGCTCTTCAGCGGCGGCGACTACGTCCGCACCGTCGGGCCGCAGGGTGACCTGACGGAGGTGACCCTCGCGGTCGGGGACTGCGCCGACGTCGATCCGTTCGAGGTGACGCGGTTGGACGAGGCCACCGTCGTCCCGTGCACGGGCCGGCACCTGCTGGAGGTCGCCGCCCGCGAGCCGCTCGTCGGGCCGACCGGCGTGCTGCAGGCCCGCTCGCCGCTGGACGGCCCCGTCCTCGACGTGTCGGAACGCTTCTGCATCGCCCAGTTCGAGGCCTACGTCGACGTGGCCTACATGGACTCGGATCTCGACGTGCTCACGCTCCTCCCCGACGAGGGGCGGTGGGCCGCCGGTGAGCGCGAGGTGATCTGCCTCGTGGTCCCGTGGTGGGACGACGATCTGTTCGGCCCGGCCCGCGGGAGCCAGCGGTGA
- a CDS encoding S8/S53 family peptidase, translated as MSAARRALGPSILAVLLAIGLAAPAAAHHRPDHAGGPPDERGGPPVDEPAGPDAASRVVVAAIDSGVNAYHEFFHAGGDGPFAETAPAAVTPEVLAEFGIGPDQVLHLTRTGDQAADLTADADQWARVEPGQPYWFAGTNVIGISFDGSAPPLHPADKHPHGTGVLGSVLEANPEAVVVMVEGIEEASEEWAFTHPAVDVVTTSYGPIGSPPLPDHLSFSYTGVVQNGKVHTGAVDNTPALSPVDSTGGPWWSIGVSGYEEGDSEGRQVTSGTLPDVVGDFTQTLPYCTNCQEGRRSVSGTSFATPTTAGVVSLGILEARRAAGHAGGIVEGDEQPLLVDGEQPLTVWNLRRALEEAAAYPATAEWDPIGAIFDLFTTPVIDAAPWSTMGWGLVTADPDREVVTELLARLGVEGEPARTKSAEACDWMTAQYEVRFAYWNNYAFLGESWMTDDDPYVRC; from the coding sequence GTGTCCGCCGCCCGCCGTGCCCTCGGTCCATCCATCCTCGCCGTGCTACTCGCCATCGGCCTCGCCGCCCCCGCTGCGGCCCACCACCGGCCCGACCACGCCGGCGGCCCACCCGACGAGCGCGGGGGCCCACCGGTCGACGAACCCGCCGGTCCGGACGCCGCATCCCGCGTGGTGGTCGCGGCCATCGACTCGGGCGTCAACGCCTACCACGAGTTCTTCCACGCCGGCGGTGACGGCCCCTTCGCTGAGACCGCGCCGGCAGCCGTGACGCCGGAGGTCCTCGCGGAGTTCGGCATCGGGCCGGACCAGGTCCTGCACCTGACGCGGACCGGTGACCAGGCGGCCGACCTCACCGCCGACGCCGACCAGTGGGCCCGCGTCGAACCCGGCCAGCCCTACTGGTTCGCGGGCACCAACGTGATCGGCATCTCCTTCGACGGATCGGCGCCGCCGCTGCACCCCGCCGACAAGCACCCGCACGGCACCGGCGTCCTCGGCTCGGTCCTGGAGGCCAACCCGGAGGCCGTCGTGGTGATGGTCGAGGGCATCGAGGAAGCGTCCGAGGAGTGGGCGTTCACCCACCCGGCCGTCGACGTGGTGACCACCAGCTACGGCCCGATCGGCAGCCCGCCGCTGCCCGACCACCTCAGCTTCAGCTACACCGGGGTGGTCCAGAACGGCAAGGTCCACACCGGCGCGGTCGACAACACCCCGGCCCTGTCCCCCGTCGACTCGACCGGCGGCCCGTGGTGGTCGATCGGCGTGTCCGGGTACGAGGAGGGCGACTCCGAGGGCCGGCAGGTGACCTCCGGGACCCTGCCCGACGTCGTCGGCGACTTCACCCAGACCCTGCCGTACTGCACGAACTGTCAGGAGGGTCGTCGCAGCGTCTCGGGCACCAGCTTCGCCACGCCGACGACGGCGGGCGTGGTGTCGCTCGGCATCCTCGAGGCACGACGTGCCGCGGGCCACGCTGGCGGCATCGTGGAGGGTGACGAGCAACCCCTGCTGGTCGACGGCGAGCAGCCGCTGACCGTCTGGAACCTGCGCCGCGCCCTCGAGGAGGCCGCCGCCTACCCGGCCACGGCCGAGTGGGACCCGATCGGCGCCATCTTCGACCTGTTCACCACCCCGGTGATCGATGCGGCGCCGTGGTCGACGATGGGCTGGGGCCTCGTGACGGCCGATCCCGACCGCGAGGTCGTGACCGAACTGCTCGCGCGGCTCGGGGTCGAGGGTGAGCCGGCCCGCACCAAGAGCGCCGAGGCGTGCGACTGGATGACCGCGCAGTACGAGGTGCGCTTCGCCTACTGGAACAACTACGCGTTCCTCGGTGAGTCCTGGATGACCGACGACGACCCGTACGTGCGCTGCTGA